Below is a window of Ammoniphilus sp. CFH 90114 DNA.
ATTCGCCTCGTCATCATTCCCAATTTTGATTATAACGGCTGTGGTGGGACGCATCCTGACTCTACGGGGAAGGTCGGCTCCTTGAAGATCCTGCATTGGGAGAAGCAAAAGAAAAATATTCGAATTCACTTCGTGTGTGGAGACCGAGTACTCAAACACCTTCATGAAAAACATCAAGTCATTCAGAGTCTAACAAGTGTCTTAAACGCACCCCAAGAACAATTGAAGGAAGCGGCCCTTCGGGTTTTACAACAGACAAAGGATCTTGAAAAAATGCTGAACGATTTAAAGGCAGAGCTAATGGGTTATGAAGCGGATGAATTCTTAGACCAAGCAGAGATTCATCCTCATCATCAAGTGGTTAAAGCCTCGTTCATAGGTCGTCCCATTTTTGAACTGCAACAATTAGCGAAAACCATTACGATGAAGAGTGATAAGGTCTTGGTCGTGTTTATCAACGAAGATGAAAATAGGCTGCAGTTGATCTGTGCCCGAGGTCGTGATTTACAAACCAATATGAATCAGCTTGTTAAAGGAGTGCTTCCTCTTATTAATGGAAAAGGTGGGGGAAATGACACTTTTGCTCAAGGAGGCGGCGAGAAGACGATTTCGGTAGAGCGATTAATGCAAGAGCTAGACTTGTTCGAGGGGGAAACCTAATGGTAGAAGCTGTCTCGAGTGCTTAACGATGCTTAAGGCTGCTTCCTATATATAGGGCCCCGCGATGGTTTGATGAGACCTTACTCTGCAACTCATTCGGTACCTTTTCGTTTTGCTTTCTTGGGGACGGTATTGAGCTCCATCATTTCACCCGTTTTAGGATTACAGGTTTGCTGTTTACTTTGTTTGATTTCATCTATCATGATTCTCAATTGGTCATTCATAGGGTTCCTCCTTCGTACGACTACCGCTATTGTTCCCTAGAGATAGAGGATTTAAAATCAAATCACAAAGGGAATTCTACCCATATACACGTATGTTATAATAAAGTTTTGAGTTTACATAGAACTTGGAGGATCAAAGGTGGGAACTTATCCATTTGAACATGACCCAACACTACCGTTTAACCAGCAAGCGAGCGACTGGATAGCGGATGTATTTTATGATCTTTTGCCGGAAGCTGGATTTGAAGTAAGAGATGAACAGATCTATATGGCTTTTCAACTTGAAAGGGCTTATAGCGGAAACGAGACGATATTTGCGGAAGGAGGCGTCGGAACGGGGAAAACGCTCGTCTATTTGTTGTACGCCGTTCTCTATGCAAGATATAGAAGACAACCCGCTGTCATCGCTTGCGCAGATGAGTCCTTAATTGAGCAGTTAGTCAAGCCAGAGGGAGATATTGCGAAACTCGCACGTCATTTGGACTTGGTAATTGATGCTCGCTTAGGCAAATCACACGACCAGTATATTTGTTTAAATAAGTTAGATGAAGGTCGATCAAAGACAGCGGACGCTGCTTTATTCAGCGAGATCTATCATGGATTGCCGGAGTTTGTCCGAACGCCCAATACACTCCAAGCCTTTCATCCTTATGGAGATCGCAAAGATTATCCGCACCTTACTGACCGACAATGGGAGAAACTGGGATGGGACGTTTTTCAGGACTGCTTGGCATGCCCGCAGCGGCATCGCTGTGGTCTGACCCTTTCTCGAGAACATTATCGAAAATCAGCGGACCTCATTATTTGTTCTCATGATTTCTATATGGAGCACCTTTGGACCTACGAAGCGAGGCAACGTGCGGGACAACTTCCCTTGTTGCCTGCACACAGTTCAGTTGTTTTTGATGAGGGTCATCTAGCAGAGACCGCGGCGCAGAATGCCTTAACTTATCAATTAAAGCATAACCCGTTTGAGGCGATCGTGACTAGACTGCTGAATGGGGAGATTAGAGAATCATTAGCGGTTGGGATCGAAGAGGCCATAGAGCAGAGCGAAAGACTGTTTCGTCTTCTTTCCCAGAGCAGTCATCACGTTGAAGGCTCTAATCGCAAAGAAATCGAGTGGGGGCCAGAACTTAAGCGTGAAGTGAATCGATTCATCGATATGTTGACGATGATTGAAGAAGAACTCGTATTAGAAGGCGGATTGTTTACGCTTGATCCCTATCAACTCAAGATTGTAGAAGAACATTTAGACATGATGCAATTAGCCTTGTCTTTATTCAGACAACCCAGCCAGCTCATATCCTGGGTAACAGAAGATATGGACGGGATTACTCTAGTGATCATGCCAAAAAGAGTAAAAGAAGTACTAAAAGAACGTTTGTTTTCTCAGAAAATGCCGATCGTATTTTCTTCTGCAACGTTATCCATTGATGGAAGCTTTGATCATCTAGCACAAAGTCTTGGAATCAATCACTACCTTTCTTTTTCAGTCCCGTCTCCATATGATTACAGTCAGCAGATGAAGGTCAACCTCATTCCGGATGACTCCTCAATGGACAAGGTCAAGGAAACATTGCAATTTTTGCATCAGAATGAAGGGGGATCATTGATCCTGTTCTCGTCCCGAGAGGAGTTAACGGGGTTCCAGCAAAAGCTTGCATCCTATCCAGAGGCGGCGTCTCTACCCTTTCTTTTTGAAGGATCAGCGGAAATTAGCCATCTAATCTCCATCTTCCAGAACGATGAGCAAAGCATTCTCTGTGCGACTAGCTTATGGGAGGGTTTAGATATCCCTGGCCATTCACTTTCCCATGTGATGATTTGGTCTTTGCCTTTCCCTCCGAACGATCCTTTGTTCACAGCAAAACGAAAAGATGCAACGGACCCTTTTGCAGAGGTCGACATGCCATACATGCTCCTTCGATTGAGGCAAGGGATTGGACGATTGATTCGTTCGCGTGAGGATCGAGGCATTGTGACCATTATGGGGAAAGAGTTGAATGAAGAAGAGGTAAAGAAGAAAGTAAAATCCATCCTTCCTGAGGGTACGGTGGGGATATTGGAAATCGTTTAATAGGGGGACCTCTACGCTCGAGGTCCCTTTTTTCATCACTTTGCAGTCGTTCTTCCGTAGCTCTTGGCAAAAGCCATCATACGCTGATACATCTTAGGATGGAGTTCTTTGAGCGGGTGGAATTGAGGGTGTCTGGTGTTGACTTCGAGGATCCACAACCTTCCTTTCTTGTCGAAAGCAAAGTCAATGCCCATTTCATACATTCCCGACTGAGCAGCGGAAAGGGCTTGAGCTACAGCTAAGGAAACGGCTTTAAGTTTCTTGAATCTTTGCTTTCGCTTTTTCGGAGGTAATCCTATGGATTTAAAGACATGATCTAGTAAAACAATTTGTCCACCTTGCGAGTAGTTCGTGACGATTTTTCCTTTTGCCCCAACTTTTGTAAAGATACCCGTTGACGTCCAAGGAGCACCCGGTTTTCTTTGAACCATGGACCGGATGTCATACGGTTTTCCGTTTGCCAGTTCCAATGAGATTCCCTGCTGGATAGCCATTAAGCGTTTGGAATGAGCTTTTAAGTATTTATACAAAGAAGAGACGTTCTTAAATGTTTTCTTCTGCTTAGTTGTTCGGAGCAATAAGTTCTTCTTATCCTTTTTCTTGATCTGAAATATTCCTTCTCCGTGTGAACCGATATTAGGTTTGACATATATAAGACCATATTTTTTTATACACTTTTTTAATTTCGTTTTGTCCATCTGTACGGTGTAGGGTTGATGGGTATTAATATGGGGATAAGCGGATAAATAGCGATAGACGCGGAGTTTTCCATCTATGGAATTACTTTTATAGCTTTTCTCAGGCACTTACCTTTTCCTCCTTAACCATTTGCGATTTTTCAGGATCTGTTTGACGTGTCTTTGAATAAGGGGGTATAACTGTTTGTCTTTGTGATAACGAAACAGTTTATATCCTGGCTTGGTATTTCCTTCTAGAATCCATAGTTTCCCTTTCTTGTCGAGAGCAAGATCAAGACCAAACATTCTTGAATAATTAAAATATTTCTTAGCGAGATGGATTCCCCATTTGCTCATTTCTCTTTCAATCTGAGCAACGCTTTTATGGGAAGAAGGCAAGCCTATCAGGGCATCTTGAACAGAAATAGCTTGGCCCCCCTGGGAGTAATTGGTTACTATTTTATTCCTTTTTGCCCATTTACCCATGATTCCCACCGTTTTCCATTGGTTGTCGGGCTTTAGCAATAAGACTCGAAAATCGACAGGACGACCATTCACCGTTAAAAGCTCAATTCCTTTTTGCCAAATATAAGGCTTGTTGTTCAATTCCTGATGTATATATAAGGCGGCTTTTTTTCTCTTTTTGACAAATCTGCGAGTAGTTCCACCCTGGATTAGATAGCCAGATGATAATCTTGCGACTTTGATAATCCCGTTACCTTTTCCACCTATTTCTGGTTTTAGAAAAATTATAGGAAATCTCTTTAATCCTTTTTTAAAGCCTTTAAAGGTATACTTCTTGGTTGGAATAAGCATCCCTTTTAGAAGAGGGTCCTTTCTCATCGCCGCAAATTGATCCCATTTGCTTCGGGCTAAGCCATAATCCTCGATCTGGCCCAATTCCGTTCAACACCTTCCCTATACTTATAAAAGTATAATATTCAATAGTAAAAGATTTGTAATAAACAGAAGAATAATTGGTTTCATGTCTCCTATTCGGCGGCGTCAGGTTGTCCAGAGAACTATTCCGCGATTATCCGATATAAGCTATACTGGATACAGTAGATTTTATTTTAAAAATATTTGATTAGACAAGAAAACTGAAAAGGAGCCATTGTTAATGTTTGTATCTAAAGCATATCCTTCTAATTATATTCAGGAGCAAGGCGTTCTCCATCAAACGGGAGATTGGGTCAAGAAGTACGGAAAACATCCTCTCATTATTGCTGGCCGTACAGCTTGGGCCAAAGCAGGAGTGCCAATTGAGAGAAGTTTAAGAGAAAATGGGTTGGATTATCAGTTAGAGTATTTTGAGGGTCATTGTTCTGATCAAGAGCTTGAACGGTTGCTGAGATTGGCAGATTCGAAAGTGGATCTTGTTTTGGGTGTGGGGGGAGGCCAATGTCTAGACACAGCCAAGCTGGTTGCCAATCGGCTAGGACTCTCTGTAATTAATGTTTCAACACTCGCTTCCACATGTGCAGCATCAAGTGCGCTTTCGATTATCTATACACCAGAACACGTGTTTGAACGTATGGAGGAATTCGATCGTTCCCCCGTTTTAGCGCTAGTAGACCCTGATATTATCCGAGAGGCTCCTCAGCGTTATTTAACTGCAGGGATCGGGGACACGATTGTGAAGTGGTATGAGGCTAACCCGCTAAACATAGGCAAAGACCAGAATGCAAGGACTAAGGCCGGGCTAAAGATGGCAGAACTTATCCGCGATCTGCTATTTGACCACAGTGAGACAGCTATTCACGATTGTGAGCGGGGAGTAACGGGAGAAGCTCTTAGACAAGTTATAGATTGCAACGTTTTTCTCGCTGGATTGGTCGGGGGCTTAGGAAGGGATACCTGCGCATCTTCGGGGGCGCATGCGATCCATTACGGTATGACCGTTATTCCAGGCGTAAAGGGAGCCTACCATGGTGAGCTTGTTGCTTATGGTCTCCTCTGCCAATTCAAGCTAGAGGGGAAAACAGATGAAGAGATCTCGCAGATGATGAAGTTCTATCAAAAGATTAATCTGCCTATCACTCTCTTTGACCTGGGTATGACAGAGGTCAATGAGACGCAAGTGCATCAAGCAGCGGTCAAGGCTTGCGCTCCAGATCAGGCGATTCACAATCTTCCCTTCCCTATTAAGATTGAAGATGTAGCATTCGCGATAAAATATGTACATAGTTTGGGAGAAAGTATAAAGCAGGCGGTTGTTTAATAGAGTCAACAAACCTTGAATATCATACAAAGCAATAAGAAGGAAGAACCCCACCTATATCCTAAGGGATTGGAAGTTCTTCCTTTTCTTTTTCATGAGCGAGGAATTTTCTGTACCACTGTAACATTTGGTTCAGGACCTGCGTCAAAGACATTAGAAATGAAAACACAAGGAGAGATTCCAATGAAAAAGTGGATGACATGTATAGCCTTAGGATTACTAACTATAACCGCACTAGGATGCCAAGCTGGGGACCCCCCCACCTCCAATTCAACAGAAGTGACGGCCCCTCCTCAGGGAGAACAGAAACAAGTAGCTCCAGAGGAAACACCACAAGAACTTTCAACTGAAGCACGCACGTACCAAAATTCTTTAGATGGCTATTTACTTGATTTGCCCAAAGAGTGGGCAAAGGTTCATATCATCGAAGCTAGTCGAAGTACTGATTTCTTGTATCCATCGGCCAATCCAGAATATCATCAGTCTCTTATGCGAATTGTGGGGATGACCAACCAAGAGTGGGAGAAAGTGAAGGCCGAGGGGGGGCCGGGTGTGAGCCAACTTAAGGAAATCACAGAGATCGATGGCAGTAAGTATTTTTATGTGTTGCCTCTTGATCAAGTTCTAGAAGGTCAGGAGTTGGAAGAGTATAATGCGATGGCCAAACAAATTCCCGACATTCTTTTTAATTTCCGTGTAGAGACGAAGTAGAAGTGTCGACCCCTTGGTTTAAAGACCAAGGGGTTTTCTCATTTTTTATAATCCGAATTGTATACTTTTTTAAATGTCGTACGTCTTCTTGATGAATGGAGGTTACCGATGGAGATTCACGACGCCGAATGGCTAAAAGAACGAATGAATACTTTATACCGCTATCTAGTTAAAATAGGAGCCTCTCCAGAAGACGCTAAGGATATTGTACAAGAGACGGTTTATAAAGCTTTTGTCTATGCGGAGACATCCGAAATCAAAAATCCTTCTTCCTGGTTGTTTAAAGTGGCTTTGAACTTATACTATGATCTGCGGAAAAAACAAAAGAGAGCCGTCCCCTTTACCTTAGAGCCTGACGATATTGTAGAAGAACAACTCCCTGAAGATATCCTTTTAACAGCGGAAAACCAAACTGAGGTACATCAAACCTTAGATGAATTATCTCCGACCTATAAGCATCTTTTGCTGTTACGTTATGAGATGGACATGTCTTATAAGGAGATTGCTCAATCTTTCGACATGAAGGTGGAGCAGGTGAAAACATATTTAGCAAGGGCAAAAAAACAATTTTTAAAACACTATAGTGGGAGGTCATGATATATGAAAAAAGATCCAACGCATCCAGAAAGTTTAGAAAATCCGTTCCAAGCGGGGGATGTTCAACATGTTTTTAAACAAGCGAAACGCAAATCTGTCATACGAAATATCCTGATTTCTACTGCTGCATCCCTCCTATTGATAGGGGGAGTTTTTATCTCCAATCAGACCCTATTAAATAATAAAGGTTGGAAGATTTACTCAGAAATCGAAGGACTCCACAAATTTGCTGGAGCGAATCTACATTTGACCAACGCTCAGTTTCAATATGGTTTAGGTCAAGGTACGATGCGATTAACTACCTATAAATTCGTGGAACACCGCAGTGTGCCGTGGGGGGAGAAGATTTATGAATTTGAAATCATGGGAGACCCGAGTTTACTCATCGGAGGCCATTCTGACCTTCAGTACATAGAAGAATTGACTACGGATTATCAAGTCGATCGTTTCTCTAATGCTCATAACGGAGAATATGAAATGCAGTTTTACAATCCCATGATAGAGTATAAAAAGTATATTAACGATTTACCTCAATTGGACCAGTTGCAAGAGAATCAGTATATCGAGATGGCCCTGTCACTTGATCGCGGTTATCGGTTAGATGAAGTAAAATCGATGCTTCCTTCTCAAGTTAACGCCGTTTGGTTCCAAGTCAATGATTTAACGATAGAGGAAGCCCAAAAGATAGAAGATCCGCGGCCACAGACGGCTAGAAGTGTATACGGGTTTCATGCTTACAGAGATCCGGAGAGTCGAACTTCGCCTAACACCGAAGAATCCTTTGAGAAGGATCTAGTAGATTACATGGCCTATGCTAAAACTCATTATAAGAGTCAAGCGGAAAGACTATATCAGTCATGGAAAAGCCAAGAAGATGAAGGAAGAATTATCGGTGTTGTGGTCACGGGTAGTAAAGAACAATTCAAATCCTTAGTGGATAAGCCCTATATCAAGGCGGCTGTTCTTGGTGCAACGGTAGATAAATATTAGAGAAGGGTGGAGATGAATGATGATGAAGTTTCTAATGTTCATAAGCATGGCTGTTATGATGGTGGGATGTAGTGCTGAAACCGATATTAGTCCTGGGTCAATTGACCTTCCTGTTTTTACAAAGATGGAGGTAGTGAGTGGTAAGGCCTCCTACGTTCTTGATAACGACTTGATAGAGGAAGCTAGATTGTATTATGAAACGGAACTGCCTAAGGAAGATTGGAAGAAGATAGGCGATACCACAGGGAGTAATGAGAACGTGAACTGGGTCATCGATCGTTGGGAAAAGGGAAGTGAAACAGTTCTTGTTCGATTTGTCAATCACCCGGATAAAGACTATATCATATTTGAGGATGAAAAAGGGAATGTGCTGGAATTAACGAGTCCATAGTTCAAAATCCTAGACTAGATGAAATAGCATGAAAAAGGGGAGCTTGGATCAACCAAATTCCCCGAGTTCACGAAGCTGAAGTTATTTCCGGACTATGCCGTCATCTTAGATGTGGATGTCTGCTGAGTCTGGACCCTACCCTGACCAAACTTAAATAACACAATGCCGCCAATGATGATAAATACACCGAATAATTGTTTAAAGGTAAAAGGAACCTTTTCTAGACCTAACCAGCCCAGGGAGTCCCATAATAAAGCGAATCCAAGCTGAGAGGTCATGACGATGGAGACAGCAAAAGTGGGGCCCAGTCGTTTGATTCCTTGTACCATGCAGACCACGACACCTACTCCGATCAATCCGCTGAACCAGTACATGACCTTCATGTTTTGAAAATTAAATAAATGAGTCCCTTCAAAGATAAACCCTATCGTCAGCGAAGCGAGGAACCCCATCCCTAATACTAAGGTTGTAGTGGACCAGGAACCGGCATGCTCATTGACCTTACTGTTAAATATCGTTTGTAAACTGACGAGCCCGCCTGCTACGAGGGCTAGTATTAGTCCTATTATCATGATTGTTCTCTCCCATTTTCTTATTCATAGATATTATGGCTTGCTATTTGACTTAATCCTTCTCGGTCCTTAATGAGGAGGCCTCCCTTTTTACGCTCTATGAGACCCTCCGTGGAAAAGCGCTGAAGAACTCTGTTTAGATGACGGTAACTGGTTCCAATTTGGTTCGCTGTGTCGACCACGCTTAGGGCAAACGATCCATCTGAAGAAATGGCGAGTAAATAGCTGGCTAATCGTACTTCTACCGGATACATCAAGTTCAAGCTGAACGAATTAGACTTTTGGCAGAACTTTTCAGTGATAATGTCCAATAAAAATTGCAACAAAGGCGCATGGTCTTTCCCATATTGATTTAACCAACGATGATGAACTGCGATCATATAAACTGGCGTGACGGCCTGAACCGTATTGATAAATTCAATATTACGAAGGTATTCGATTTCACCAATGACTTCAAGCGGTGTCTTAAACGAAATAATAAGAGTTTTGCCTTCCGTCGAAGTGTTATAGACTTTAATCTTTCCCTTTACCAGTACATAGAGATATTCAGAGATCTCTCCTTGAGAACAGATCAATTCCCCAGTTTCAAAGCTATATAAAGACAAGTGAGAAATTAAGGGTTCTTGGAAGATGAGCCCAAGTTGATAAGTCTGCAAATAATCATGTAGAAGTTCCCGTTCCATTACTTCTTTCATTTTTTCGTTTCCCTCCAACTTTAAAGGTTAAAACTTAAGCACTAAAACACCTATAATCATCATTAAGATGCCTAGATACTGAGGCATCTGCATTTCTTGTCTGACAACACCGAACCAGCCTTTAACATCTATGAAGCAAGTCAGTGTTAATTGGGCAATTAGCACAGCGGCTATCGTCAACGTCACGCCAATATGTTGGATAGCGGTAACATTACTAAAAATAATGACAGCGGCTAAGGTCCCGCTGCTTAAATACAACGGTTTTACTTGCTTCAACCTTTGCCACTTTTTATCTTTAACGACCAATAAAATAAGCAAGGCCGCAAAGAATCCCGTTAATTGAGTAATTGTTGCGGTCTGCCAAGTGCCGATATCTTGACTAATCCTAGAGTTAGCGACCCCCTGAAGCGTAATGAAACCTCCGGCCATAAAAGCAAAAAAGCTCCCTTTCATTCGTATCTCTCCTGAATATCAGTTTAACGTTCCCTTATATTAAAAGATATAGCGAAGGATATGAGATAGGACATATGTCCTTTGAGTGAAAAAATGGAAAGGAAAAAGAGGGTGTCCGACAAGGACATCCTCTTTTATGTCAAAATGAAGCCCACCAACTCCTACGGGTCCAACCGTCATGTCACTTCTCTCTTAAGTGG
It encodes the following:
- a CDS encoding iron-containing alcohol dehydrogenase family protein produces the protein MFVSKAYPSNYIQEQGVLHQTGDWVKKYGKHPLIIAGRTAWAKAGVPIERSLRENGLDYQLEYFEGHCSDQELERLLRLADSKVDLVLGVGGGQCLDTAKLVANRLGLSVINVSTLASTCAASSALSIIYTPEHVFERMEEFDRSPVLALVDPDIIREAPQRYLTAGIGDTIVKWYEANPLNIGKDQNARTKAGLKMAELIRDLLFDHSETAIHDCERGVTGEALRQVIDCNVFLAGLVGGLGRDTCASSGAHAIHYGMTVIPGVKGAYHGELVAYGLLCQFKLEGKTDEEISQMMKFYQKINLPITLFDLGMTEVNETQVHQAAVKACAPDQAIHNLPFPIKIEDVAFAIKYVHSLGESIKQAVV
- a CDS encoding RNA polymerase sigma factor encodes the protein MEIHDAEWLKERMNTLYRYLVKIGASPEDAKDIVQETVYKAFVYAETSEIKNPSSWLFKVALNLYYDLRKKQKRAVPFTLEPDDIVEEQLPEDILLTAENQTEVHQTLDELSPTYKHLLLLRYEMDMSYKEIAQSFDMKVEQVKTYLARAKKQFLKHYSGRS
- a CDS encoding anti sigma factor C-terminal domain-containing protein; the protein is MKKDPTHPESLENPFQAGDVQHVFKQAKRKSVIRNILISTAASLLLIGGVFISNQTLLNNKGWKIYSEIEGLHKFAGANLHLTNAQFQYGLGQGTMRLTTYKFVEHRSVPWGEKIYEFEIMGDPSLLIGGHSDLQYIEELTTDYQVDRFSNAHNGEYEMQFYNPMIEYKKYINDLPQLDQLQENQYIEMALSLDRGYRLDEVKSMLPSQVNAVWFQVNDLTIEEAQKIEDPRPQTARSVYGFHAYRDPESRTSPNTEESFEKDLVDYMAYAKTHYKSQAERLYQSWKSQEDEGRIIGVVVTGSKEQFKSLVDKPYIKAAVLGATVDKY
- a CDS encoding DMT family transporter, which codes for MKGSFFAFMAGGFITLQGVANSRISQDIGTWQTATITQLTGFFAALLILLVVKDKKWQRLKQVKPLYLSSGTLAAVIIFSNVTAIQHIGVTLTIAAVLIAQLTLTCFIDVKGWFGVVRQEMQMPQYLGILMMIIGVLVLKF
- a CDS encoding ATP-dependent DNA helicase, with product MGTYPFEHDPTLPFNQQASDWIADVFYDLLPEAGFEVRDEQIYMAFQLERAYSGNETIFAEGGVGTGKTLVYLLYAVLYARYRRQPAVIACADESLIEQLVKPEGDIAKLARHLDLVIDARLGKSHDQYICLNKLDEGRSKTADAALFSEIYHGLPEFVRTPNTLQAFHPYGDRKDYPHLTDRQWEKLGWDVFQDCLACPQRHRCGLTLSREHYRKSADLIICSHDFYMEHLWTYEARQRAGQLPLLPAHSSVVFDEGHLAETAAQNALTYQLKHNPFEAIVTRLLNGEIRESLAVGIEEAIEQSERLFRLLSQSSHHVEGSNRKEIEWGPELKREVNRFIDMLTMIEEELVLEGGLFTLDPYQLKIVEEHLDMMQLALSLFRQPSQLISWVTEDMDGITLVIMPKRVKEVLKERLFSQKMPIVFSSATLSIDGSFDHLAQSLGINHYLSFSVPSPYDYSQQMKVNLIPDDSSMDKVKETLQFLHQNEGGSLILFSSREELTGFQQKLASYPEAASLPFLFEGSAEISHLISIFQNDEQSILCATSLWEGLDIPGHSLSHVMIWSLPFPPNDPLFTAKRKDATDPFAEVDMPYMLLRLRQGIGRLIRSREDRGIVTIMGKELNEEEVKKKVKSILPEGTVGILEIV
- a CDS encoding YheC/YheD family protein; the protein is MPEKSYKSNSIDGKLRVYRYLSAYPHINTHQPYTVQMDKTKLKKCIKKYGLIYVKPNIGSHGEGIFQIKKKDKKNLLLRTTKQKKTFKNVSSLYKYLKAHSKRLMAIQQGISLELANGKPYDIRSMVQRKPGAPWTSTGIFTKVGAKGKIVTNYSQGGQIVLLDHVFKSIGLPPKKRKQRFKKLKAVSLAVAQALSAAQSGMYEMGIDFAFDKKGRLWILEVNTRHPQFHPLKELHPKMYQRMMAFAKSYGRTTAK
- a CDS encoding YheC/YheD family protein, whose product is MGQIEDYGLARSKWDQFAAMRKDPLLKGMLIPTKKYTFKGFKKGLKRFPIIFLKPEIGGKGNGIIKVARLSSGYLIQGGTTRRFVKKRKKAALYIHQELNNKPYIWQKGIELLTVNGRPVDFRVLLLKPDNQWKTVGIMGKWAKRNKIVTNYSQGGQAISVQDALIGLPSSHKSVAQIEREMSKWGIHLAKKYFNYSRMFGLDLALDKKGKLWILEGNTKPGYKLFRYHKDKQLYPLIQRHVKQILKNRKWLRRKR
- a CDS encoding DHHA1 domain-containing protein translates to MPTEKLYYEDPYIRSFTSQLIRQDQDEKGRCYVVLEQTAFYPTGGGQPYDTGHLHDVAVYDVEEVEGEIRHFIERPLEVHNELTGVIHWDRRFDHMQQHAGQHILSAAFEQEYGYSTVSFHLGKETCTIDLPIADLRHDEAKEVEALANRIILENRPIEAKWVTKEELSQYSLRKDLSVSENIRLVIIPNFDYNGCGGTHPDSTGKVGSLKILHWEKQKKNIRIHFVCGDRVLKHLHEKHQVIQSLTSVLNAPQEQLKEAALRVLQQTKDLEKMLNDLKAELMGYEADEFLDQAEIHPHHQVVKASFIGRPIFELQQLAKTITMKSDKVLVVFINEDENRLQLICARGRDLQTNMNQLVKGVLPLINGKGGGNDTFAQGGGEKTISVERLMQELDLFEGET
- a CDS encoding Crp/Fnr family transcriptional regulator yields the protein MKEVMERELLHDYLQTYQLGLIFQEPLISHLSLYSFETGELICSQGEISEYLYVLVKGKIKVYNTSTEGKTLIISFKTPLEVIGEIEYLRNIEFINTVQAVTPVYMIAVHHRWLNQYGKDHAPLLQFLLDIITEKFCQKSNSFSLNLMYPVEVRLASYLLAISSDGSFALSVVDTANQIGTSYRHLNRVLQRFSTEGLIERKKGGLLIKDREGLSQIASHNIYE
- a CDS encoding DMT family transporter — its product is MIIGLILALVAGGLVSLQTIFNSKVNEHAGSWSTTTLVLGMGFLASLTIGFIFEGTHLFNFQNMKVMYWFSGLIGVGVVVCMVQGIKRLGPTFAVSIVMTSQLGFALLWDSLGWLGLEKVPFTFKQLFGVFIIIGGIVLFKFGQGRVQTQQTSTSKMTA